In Deinococcus detaillensis, a single window of DNA contains:
- a CDS encoding IS3 family transposase — MGFVCRQFSLTERRACRLLVFWRSTQRHDRSSPREEKDLALKTRLRELAEQSPRSGYRRLYALLTREGRIANHKRVYRIYWAECLAVWERVQKPQVSAANQRWSIDFMSDQLASDRRFRVLNVVSDFTRECLIMHVGTSITGADVARLLTSVLAERAQPTRL, encoded by the coding sequence GTGGGCTTCGTCTGTCGGCAGTTCAGTCTTACAGAGCGGCGAGCGTGCCGGCTACTGGTTTTCTGGCGTTCAACTCAAAGGCACGACAGAAGCAGCCCTAGAGAGGAAAAAGACTTGGCTTTGAAGACTCGGCTGCGTGAGTTGGCTGAGCAAAGCCCCCGTTCTGGCTATCGGCGGCTCTATGCCCTGCTGACGCGCGAAGGGCGGATCGCCAATCACAAACGGGTGTATCGGATCTACTGGGCGGAGTGCTTGGCTGTCTGGGAACGGGTGCAGAAGCCACAGGTTTCTGCCGCTAATCAGCGCTGGAGTATAGATTTTATGTCTGATCAGCTCGCTTCAGATAGACGGTTCCGAGTGCTGAACGTCGTGAGCGACTTTACGAGAGAATGCTTGATCATGCATGTAGGCACCTCCATTACGGGTGCGGATGTAGCTCGGCTGCTCACAAGCGTGTTGGCTGAGCGTGCTCAGCCAACACGCTTGTGA